The Lipingzhangella halophila genome segment TTCGGGGACGCCGCGGCGACAAGTGTGGTCCCGGCACGCATGCCCGCCGCGATGTCGGGCAGCGGACCATACGTAGTCAGCTGAGCGGCACGGGAGGTGAGAACGGGCGCTTCTCCAAGACGGGCGCCCGGAAGTAATGGATCTGGGTTTCTTGGAACCGTTGTACCGCGCGAGTGGCCCGGTCGCCTCGGTCGCCCTGGACACGACGCGCACCACCGAGGACGCCGCGCACGAGATCGCGCTGCGCTGGCGCCGGTTGCGGGAGGACCTGGCCGGCCAGGGAGCCGACACGGCCACGTTGGAGGCACTTGACAGGGTCGTCGGGGGCACCAAGGGGATCCCCGGCCCGCAGGGTGAGGCGCTGTTCGCCGCGGGCGGTGAGATCCTTGGGGCCTACACGCTGCCCCGGCCCCCGAGCGCCGACCGTGCTGTGTGGTTGCCGATCCCCGACACGACCGAGCTGGTCACAGAGCTCGACGACTGGATCTCCTACGTCGTGGCCGCCGTGGACCGTGAAGGGGCCGATATCTACGGCTATCCTCCGCACGGAGGTCCCACCACCGAGCGGCATTTCTCCGGCGCGACATTGCACATCCAGAAGGTGCGCGGCGGCTACTACGCCAACAAGATCTACCACCGCCGTTCCGAGCTCGTGTGGTGGCAGAACGCGGCCGGCATCGCCGAGGAGGTGGAGGCGGCCGCCAACGAGGTCCGCGCCGATGTGGTGTTCGCGGGAGGCGACGAGCGGGCACGGGGCATGCTGCGCGAGCACCTGAGCGAGCGCACGCAAAACCTGCTGATCGAGCTGTCCGGCGGCAGCCGCGCCGACGCCGGCGCCATGGCCGACCTGCGCCAGGCCGTCGACGAGGGGGTGCGCGAGACGGCGGCCGCTCTGCGGTCCGGGCTCGTTCTGGACTTCAACGACGACCTGAAACGCGATGGCCGGGCCGTCCAAGGGCTTTCGTTGACGGTTGAGGTGCTGCGTACCGCCCAGGCGCAGAAGCTTCTGATGAACGCCGGGGGCGACCGGCCCGAGCTGTGGGCCGCGGCCGACGACCCGATGGACCTGGCACACGAGCACGACATGCTCGTCGCTCCGTCGGGGGCGTTCACCGCTCCGGCAAGCGCGGTGCTGCTGCGCGCGGCGACGGCCAGCGGGGCGACCTTCACCAGGCTCGACAACCCCGGCGACGCCGCCGACGGCGTGGGCGCCATGCTGCGCTTTACCATGGAGACATAGGCCTGAGAAGCGGAGAGGGCGATCATGCGCAGGGGACGGGTGAAGGCGCCGCTGGGAAGCCACGAGCGGCCCTACAGCGCGCTGCGGTTCCGATTCGTCCTCGCGGTGTTCGGCGCGGCGATACTGCTGATCGGGGCGGTGCTCGCGATCGCGCTGAGCGACTCCCCTCCGCTGATGATCATCCTCGCCGCCGGGTTTGTCGCGGCCTGCTTCAACGTGTACTGGGTGCGTCAGCGCTTGCAGCACGAACAGCCCGGTTGAGCACCACGGCCGGTGACCGGGCACCGCGAGGCGCCGCGCGCGGCGCCGCTCATCCGGCACGGGTGAGGCCGGCGGCTCGTCCGCCCGGCGCCGGATCGGTGGCCTCGGGTTCGCCGGCGGCAAGGTCGGGAACACTGACGCCTCGGCCGCACGCGGCCCGGCAGGGCCGCGCGTCCGGAGCGCGGGATCAAGAACCGCGCTCCGATCGTCCTCGGAACCCATCCGGCAGGTTCCGGACGAACGGTAAACGGCGTGTGCGGTGCGGCCCTCGCCTGGAGCCGAGCGCGACCCGGCCCCGCCGGGCGGGGCCGGGTCGCGCTACACCGCGGGACCGGGGAACGCCCCCCCTCTGGCCATTGCCAGTTAGGTATGCCTAAACTTGGTTGTATCAGAAACCCCCGGTGCCCGGTGCCGCGAACTACCGGGAGATTGCGGAACCATGCTGCTTGAGCAGGAACGCAGGGACGTCTGCCTGACCGCCCGCCGGCTCGTCGAGAGCGGGCTCGCCATGGGCGAGGGCGGCTCCGTCAGCGTCCGCTCCGGCGACCTCGTCGTCGTAACCCCCGAGGGCGTCACGCTCGACCGCGTCGAGGCGGCGGACTGCCCGGTGCTCGCACTCGACGAACGGGTGCTCGACGGCCGGCGCGCGCCGGGCACCGACACCACCCTGCACATGGCGGTGCACCGGCACACCGGCACGGGGGCCGTGGTACACGCGCACGCCAACGACACCTCCGCCGTCGCGGCCACACTCGCCGAACTGCCGCCCATCCACCACAAGGCCGCCCGGCTCGGCGGCGCGGTTCCCGTGACGCGGTACGCGACCTACGGCACGGGCGAACTCTCCGACGAGGTCGTGAAGGCGCTCAAAGGCAAGCACGCCGCGCTGCTCGCCAACCATGGCGGGGTCGCCACCGGCGACGACCTCGCCCGGGCGTTCGAGAACGCGCGCCTGCTGGAGTGGCTGTGCGGCCTCTACATCCGCGCCCGCTCCCTGGGCGAACCGCGTGTCCTCTCCGAGGATGAGCTGGCCGACGTGCGCACCCGCGACACCTACGGCTGGGCGGGGCCGGATATCTGGTGACCCCGCCCGCGCGGCGGAGTCACTCCGCGCCGTTCCCGCTGCCGATCCGCGGGAACGGGGACGTCGAGAACACCACCTCCACCGGGACCTCGAAGTACCGCGCGATCCGCAGCGCCAGGTGCAGGCTCGGACTGTATTCGCCACGTTCCAGGTAGCCCACGGTCTGGTAGTGCACGCCGAGCGTGTCCGCGAGCTGCCGGCGGCTTACCCCGCGCTCCGTGCGCAGCACGGCGATGCGGTTGTAGATCCGCTCGCCTGAGGCGCTGGAACGCGCCCGCGAGGTGGTCCCTTCGGTATCGCTCATGCGACCCTCTGGATCGCCTTCTCCTTGCGGGCCTGCACCGCGGAGCCGGACTCGCGCCGGGCCATCCGGCGCAGCACGATGGGCGCGACGATGAGCCCCGCGGCGATCCACACCCCGAGGACCCCGGCGGTCTCCACGTGCCGCCAGGACTCGCCGAGCTCCACCGCGGCCATCGCGTCCGGCAGCAGCGCCGCGCGCATGCCCAGCCCCAGCCAGTAGATCGGGAAGACCTGTGCGATCCACTGCAGGAACACGGGGAGCTGAGTAACCGGGTAGAAGATCCCGGAGATCGCGACCAGCCCCATCACAGGAAGCATCACGTAGCCCATGTTGCGCGGGTTGGAGAACAACGACCCGATCACCGCGCCGATAGGCAGCACGGCCAGCAACCCGAACACGAAGACCGCCGTGAACTGCAGCCACCTTCCCAAGCCGCCCACGGCCACACCATCGACCAGGAACAGCGCGGGTACGAGGAACACCAGCAGGCTCACCAGGGTCATCCCGGTCACGGTGCTGAGCTTGCCGACCAGGTACCCCAGCATTCCGTCCGGGATCGCCTTGGCGCGCAGCAACGTGCCGTCCTCCCGCTCGATGAGCAGCGCGCTCGCCGCTGTCACCATGCCGAACGCGACGAACATTCCCGCGATGCTGGGCAGCGCCATCGCCCCCATCGAGAAGTCGGTCCCCGGGACCGTGTTACCCCGCATGAAGGTCAGCACCACCAGCATCACCAGCGGCATGAATATATAGGTCCACAGGTCCTGGACGTTGGTGAAGGTCTGGCGGAGCTCGAGTCCGCCGCGGGCGAGTCCGAAACGGACCGCGTGCAGCTTCGGGTTCACCGTGAGGCCTCCTCGAACTCCCGGATCGCCGCGTCCGCGCGGCCCGCCTCGAACTCCCGGACCAAAGCCATGTAGGCGTCCTCCAGACTCGCCCGCCGCACCTCCAGGTCAGTGATGCCCTCTCCATTCCGGGCGAGCAGCTCCCGGACATAACCGGTGGCATCGCTCGTGGCGTGTACGTGCCGCTGGCCGTCCTGGCTCCAGCGCACCTCGGCCTCGGCCGAGACGCGGCGGGCCAGCTCGTCGGCGGAGCCGTCGGCGATGATCCGCCCGCCGGCCAGGATCAGGGTCCGGTCGGACAGTTTCTCCGCCTCGTCCAGGTCGTGCGTCGTCAGCAGGATGGTGGTGTCCTCGTCGGCCAGCCGGTGCACCAGGTCGTGGAACTCGCGCCGCGCCTCGGGGTCGAATCCCGCGGTGGGCTCGTCGAGGAACAGCAGCTCCGGCCGGCCGACAATGCCGACCGCGACGTCCAGCCGGCGCCGCTGGCCGCCCGACAGCATGGACACCTTCTTGCGGGCGTGCTCGGCCAGACCGACGAGGCCCAGCACCTCGTCGACGTCGCGCGGTTTTCCCTCTCCCGGTTCCGCGTAGGGCCGGTAGTACCTCGCCAGGTGCGCGAGCAGCTCCCTGACGCGCCACTTGGCGTGGTCCCGCCAGGACTGCAGCACGACCCCAAGCCGCGCGCGCCACCGTTCGTCACCCTTGGTGGGATCGACCCCGAGGACACGAACGTGCCCCGCCGAGCGTCCCCGGAATCCTTCGAGGATCTCGATGGTGGTGGTCTTTCCGGCCCCGTTCGGCCCGAGCAGGGTGATCACCTCGCCCTTGCGCACCGTGAATCCGACCCCGTCGAGGACGTCGGTACTGCCGTACCGCATGCGCAGGTCGCGCACGTCGAGCACCGCTGGTTCCGCGTCTCCCTCCGATGGTGCGCCGGGGTCGCGGGCCGCCTGAATCGTCATGGACGTTGACCTTCTCTCCGTTCGCTCCGCCTCGTTTATAGCACAAGTACTACATAATGACTAAGAAGTACGATAACCCGGACACGGCCGGTTCCCCTACGGCGTGACCGGTAGCGGACGGCGCCCGTGCGTCCCGGGGGATGGAAAACTGTCACCGCCGGACGCAAGGATGGAACCGAAGGGGCGAACAACAAGGTCGAGGGAGTTCCGTCGTGCGCTGCAGTTACATCCGTCTACTGGTTAACGA includes the following:
- a CDS encoding ABC transporter permease is translated as MNPKLHAVRFGLARGGLELRQTFTNVQDLWTYIFMPLVMLVVLTFMRGNTVPGTDFSMGAMALPSIAGMFVAFGMVTAASALLIEREDGTLLRAKAIPDGMLGYLVGKLSTVTGMTLVSLLVFLVPALFLVDGVAVGGLGRWLQFTAVFVFGLLAVLPIGAVIGSLFSNPRNMGYVMLPVMGLVAISGIFYPVTQLPVFLQWIAQVFPIYWLGLGMRAALLPDAMAAVELGESWRHVETAGVLGVWIAAGLIVAPIVLRRMARRESGSAVQARKEKAIQRVA
- a CDS encoding baeRF2 domain-containing protein produces the protein MEPLYRASGPVASVALDTTRTTEDAAHEIALRWRRLREDLAGQGADTATLEALDRVVGGTKGIPGPQGEALFAAGGEILGAYTLPRPPSADRAVWLPIPDTTELVTELDDWISYVVAAVDREGADIYGYPPHGGPTTERHFSGATLHIQKVRGGYYANKIYHRRSELVWWQNAAGIAEEVEAAANEVRADVVFAGGDERARGMLREHLSERTQNLLIELSGGSRADAGAMADLRQAVDEGVRETAAALRSGLVLDFNDDLKRDGRAVQGLSLTVEVLRTAQAQKLLMNAGGDRPELWAAADDPMDLAHEHDMLVAPSGAFTAPASAVLLRAATASGATFTRLDNPGDAADGVGAMLRFTMET
- a CDS encoding helix-turn-helix transcriptional regulator — encoded protein: MSDTEGTTSRARSSASGERIYNRIAVLRTERGVSRRQLADTLGVHYQTVGYLERGEYSPSLHLALRIARYFEVPVEVVFSTSPFPRIGSGNGAE
- a CDS encoding ABC transporter ATP-binding protein, which codes for MTIQAARDPGAPSEGDAEPAVLDVRDLRMRYGSTDVLDGVGFTVRKGEVITLLGPNGAGKTTTIEILEGFRGRSAGHVRVLGVDPTKGDERWRARLGVVLQSWRDHAKWRVRELLAHLARYYRPYAEPGEGKPRDVDEVLGLVGLAEHARKKVSMLSGGQRRRLDVAVGIVGRPELLFLDEPTAGFDPEARREFHDLVHRLADEDTTILLTTHDLDEAEKLSDRTLILAGGRIIADGSADELARRVSAEAEVRWSQDGQRHVHATSDATGYVRELLARNGEGITDLEVRRASLEDAYMALVREFEAGRADAAIREFEEASR
- a CDS encoding class II aldolase/adducin family protein, translating into MLLEQERRDVCLTARRLVESGLAMGEGGSVSVRSGDLVVVTPEGVTLDRVEAADCPVLALDERVLDGRRAPGTDTTLHMAVHRHTGTGAVVHAHANDTSAVAATLAELPPIHHKAARLGGAVPVTRYATYGTGELSDEVVKALKGKHAALLANHGGVATGDDLARAFENARLLEWLCGLYIRARSLGEPRVLSEDELADVRTRDTYGWAGPDIW